A genome region from Mesorhizobium sp. WSM2240 includes the following:
- a CDS encoding RHE_PE00001 family protein, translating to MTYDIGKLPLETLIGRVVRATEVLSRLDERLARSPVRDGFVERQHFADAAAALWIEGELVHVEDLVLHDAHMDIRTPTHELTRAHAVLRARRQIFTRAPDWALSGEGLRRLTGRGPPVEEVRGVREGALAANVEAGETSEQEDDLLAEELAAIDAVLERSTKVLDGAERAHVRKMGPAERPSLIYDLDWDEDARLAEWQAMATQTRELPTVLRAALLLESWAQIEVLQHAGWLGPLLVAALLRREGVTTNYLTCLHLGAQKVPRDRRCARIRTDRLLALLDVMCEAALAGLKEHDRLMLAHAQMERRLRNRRASSRLPGLVELVLSRPFVSTAMIQETLKVSKQGALNLVGDLRLREMTGRGRFRAWGIV from the coding sequence ATGACTTACGATATTGGCAAACTGCCCCTTGAAACTTTGATCGGGCGCGTCGTCCGCGCTACCGAGGTTTTGTCCCGCCTGGATGAGCGGCTGGCCCGTTCGCCGGTACGGGATGGCTTCGTCGAGCGCCAACATTTCGCGGACGCAGCAGCCGCACTCTGGATCGAGGGCGAGCTAGTCCATGTGGAGGACCTCGTCCTCCACGATGCCCACATGGACATCCGAACTCCGACTCACGAACTCACCCGGGCGCATGCGGTCCTTCGCGCCCGCCGTCAAATATTTACCCGTGCACCCGACTGGGCACTGAGCGGGGAGGGCCTGCGCCGGTTGACGGGCCGGGGTCCTCCGGTGGAGGAGGTGCGAGGCGTCCGGGAAGGGGCTCTCGCAGCCAATGTCGAGGCCGGAGAGACTTCAGAGCAGGAGGACGATCTGCTCGCAGAGGAATTAGCCGCCATCGATGCAGTGCTTGAGCGTTCAACGAAGGTGCTTGACGGTGCAGAGCGCGCCCACGTCAGAAAGATGGGGCCGGCGGAGCGTCCATCGCTGATCTACGATCTCGACTGGGATGAGGACGCGCGCCTTGCCGAGTGGCAGGCGATGGCTACCCAGACGCGCGAGTTGCCGACTGTCCTTCGTGCTGCACTCCTGCTGGAGTCATGGGCCCAGATCGAGGTGCTGCAGCACGCCGGCTGGCTCGGGCCGCTCCTTGTTGCGGCGCTGCTGCGTCGTGAAGGCGTGACTACCAACTATCTCACCTGCCTTCACCTCGGCGCCCAAAAGGTTCCCCGTGATCGCCGTTGCGCACGAATCCGCACCGACCGCCTGTTGGCCCTTCTGGACGTCATGTGCGAGGCGGCGCTCGCCGGACTAAAAGAGCACGATCGGCTGATGCTGGCGCACGCTCAGATGGAACGTCGGTTGCGGAATCGCCGCGCCAGCTCCAGGCTTCCCGGTCTCGTCGAGCTTGTGCTCTCCCGTCCGTTCGTCTCCACCGCCATGATTCAGGAGACGCTGAAGGTCTCGAAACAGGGCGCACTCAATCTCGTCGGCGACCTCCGCCTGCGCGAGATGACGGGCAGAGGACGATTCCGCGCGTGGGGAATCGTATAG
- a CDS encoding ATP-dependent helicase, giving the protein MNIAARDSNFRQPYLAKLNAGQRTAVEHGGGAIAGPLLIIAGAGSGKTNTLAHRVAHLIVNGADPRRILLMTFSRRAAAEMTRRVERIAAEVLGDKALIVSDGLNWAGTFHAIGARLLRDYAPDIGLDPAFTIHDREDSADLMNLVRHELGLSRTESRFPAKGTCLAIYSRVVNSQEPLDEVLRRSFPWCRNWTAELKQLFAGYVEAKQAESVLDFDDLLLYWAEMAKEGAIAEHLGAHFDHILVDEYQDTNRLQASILLALKPDGAGLTVVGDDAQSIYSFRAAEVRNILEFPRQFARPAEVVTLDQNYRSTDAILAAANAVIGEAAERFTKNLWTERRSAEKPRVVTVRDEADQANFVCETVLAEREAGTALKAQAVLFRASHHSGPVEVELARRNIPFVKFGGLKFLDSAHVKDMLAVLRFAENPRDRVAGFRVLQLLPGVGPSTAGNIIETLGQSLDAVIGLSAARIPQRAEADWPDFVELFTGLRTGSSWPAELERVRLWYEPHLQRIHEDATARRADLLQLEQIAAGYPSRERFLTDLTLDPPDATSDQAGPPHLDEDYLILSTIHSAKGQEWKSVFVLNAVDGCIPIDLATGEEADIEEERRLLYVAMTRAKDSLHLITPQRFYTHGQASRGDRHVYASRTRFIPTSILPSFQQVAWTDRRESRPGAARPDIRVDLGARMRSRWK; this is encoded by the coding sequence ATGAACATCGCAGCGCGTGATTCAAATTTCCGGCAACCCTATCTGGCCAAGCTGAACGCCGGACAGCGGACCGCGGTCGAACATGGCGGCGGCGCCATCGCCGGGCCTCTGCTGATCATTGCCGGCGCCGGATCAGGCAAGACCAACACGCTTGCGCATCGTGTTGCGCATCTCATCGTCAATGGCGCCGATCCGCGGCGCATTCTGCTGATGACCTTTTCGCGGCGCGCTGCGGCGGAGATGACGCGCAGGGTGGAGAGGATCGCCGCCGAGGTGCTGGGCGACAAGGCGTTGATTGTCTCCGACGGACTGAACTGGGCTGGCACGTTCCATGCGATCGGCGCGAGATTGCTGAGAGACTATGCGCCGGATATCGGCCTGGATCCGGCCTTCACGATCCACGACCGGGAGGATTCGGCCGACCTGATGAACCTCGTTCGGCACGAGCTTGGCCTCTCCAGGACAGAAAGCCGCTTCCCGGCCAAGGGCACGTGCCTTGCCATCTATTCGCGCGTGGTGAATTCGCAGGAGCCGCTGGACGAGGTCCTGCGCAGGAGCTTTCCCTGGTGCCGGAACTGGACCGCGGAGCTGAAGCAGCTGTTTGCCGGCTATGTCGAGGCCAAGCAGGCCGAAAGCGTGCTGGATTTCGATGACCTCCTGCTCTACTGGGCCGAGATGGCCAAGGAGGGGGCAATCGCGGAGCATCTCGGCGCGCACTTCGATCACATCCTGGTCGATGAGTACCAGGATACGAACCGGCTTCAGGCATCGATCCTACTTGCCCTCAAGCCGGATGGCGCCGGTCTGACCGTAGTTGGCGATGATGCCCAATCGATCTATTCGTTCAGGGCCGCGGAGGTCCGCAACATCCTGGAATTCCCGCGCCAGTTTGCCCGTCCGGCAGAAGTTGTGACGCTTGACCAGAATTATCGGTCGACCGACGCGATCCTTGCGGCGGCGAACGCTGTCATCGGCGAGGCCGCCGAGCGCTTCACCAAGAATCTGTGGACCGAGCGCAGGTCGGCGGAAAAGCCAAGGGTCGTCACGGTGCGAGACGAAGCCGATCAGGCAAATTTTGTCTGTGAGACGGTGCTGGCCGAGCGGGAAGCTGGAACCGCACTCAAGGCGCAGGCGGTTCTGTTCCGGGCGTCGCATCACAGCGGTCCGGTTGAAGTCGAGCTTGCCAGGCGAAACATCCCGTTCGTGAAATTCGGCGGCCTCAAATTCCTGGATTCTGCGCACGTCAAGGACATGCTGGCTGTGCTCCGTTTCGCGGAAAATCCGCGTGATCGCGTGGCCGGCTTTCGCGTTCTCCAGCTTTTGCCGGGCGTGGGACCATCAACGGCTGGCAACATCATCGAAACCTTGGGGCAGTCGCTGGATGCCGTGATCGGTCTCTCGGCCGCCCGCATCCCGCAACGAGCCGAAGCGGACTGGCCGGATTTCGTCGAGCTTTTCACCGGTTTGCGGACAGGATCATCCTGGCCTGCCGAACTTGAGCGCGTTCGCCTGTGGTATGAGCCGCATCTCCAGCGCATTCATGAGGACGCGACAGCGCGTCGTGCGGACCTCCTGCAGCTCGAGCAGATCGCTGCGGGCTATCCTTCGCGCGAACGCTTCCTGACCGATCTCACGCTCGATCCACCCGACGCGACGAGCGACCAGGCCGGTCCCCCGCATCTCGACGAGGATTATCTGATCCTCTCGACCATCCATTCGGCGAAGGGCCAGGAATGGAAAAGCGTGTTCGTCCTGAATGCGGTGGATGGGTGCATTCCCATCGACCTCGCGACTGGCGAGGAGGCTGATATAGAAGAGGAGCGCCGGCTTCTTTACGTGGCAATGACTAGGGCAAAGGACAGCCTGCATCTCATCACGCCGCAGCGCTTCTATACACATGGCCAGGCATCGCGTGGCGATCGCCACGTCTATGCGTCGCGCACCCGCTTCATCCCCACTTCGATCCTGCCGAGTTTCCAGCAGGTGGCGTGGACGGATCGCCGCGAAAGCAGGCCCGGAGCGGCAAGACCTGACATCCGTGTCGATCTCGGGGCCCGGATGCGCAGTCGCTGGAAGTAG
- a CDS encoding DUF2161 family putative PD-(D/E)XK-type phosphodiesterase, with product MFETSLYAPVKQFLERLGFTVKGEIGGCDLLAVSGDSPPVVVVCELKLQFNLELVLQGVDRMAAADEVWLVARMSARGKGRESDVRFRNLCRRLGIGLLGVTASDDVEVLLSPAAPLPRRDPKRRSRLVDEHKRRQGDPVAGGGSRNPIMTAYRQEALACAAALADGPRRPRDLRPDLPNAYKIPRRNVYGWFVSIERGVYQLTPAGHQALLRWPPSLQVEKQGEAPEAHAASSVEA from the coding sequence ATGTTTGAGACTTCGCTCTACGCACCGGTGAAACAATTTCTCGAACGCCTCGGTTTTACCGTGAAGGGGGAAATCGGCGGATGCGATCTGTTGGCGGTGAGCGGAGACTCCCCGCCCGTTGTGGTCGTGTGCGAACTCAAGCTTCAGTTCAATCTGGAACTCGTGCTGCAGGGCGTCGACCGAATGGCCGCCGCCGATGAAGTCTGGTTGGTGGCAAGGATGTCGGCTCGCGGAAAAGGCCGAGAGAGTGATGTCCGGTTTCGAAATCTGTGCCGCCGCCTCGGAATAGGCCTGCTCGGCGTCACTGCGTCTGACGATGTGGAGGTATTGCTCAGCCCGGCTGCTCCTTTGCCGCGTCGCGATCCTAAACGGCGTTCCCGGCTGGTCGACGAGCATAAGCGCCGCCAGGGGGATCCGGTCGCCGGCGGCGGCTCGCGAAACCCGATCATGACGGCCTATCGGCAGGAGGCCTTGGCGTGCGCGGCAGCTCTGGCCGATGGCCCGAGGCGGCCACGAGACCTGCGGCCTGATCTGCCGAATGCCTACAAGATCCCGCGCCGGAACGTCTATGGTTGGTTCGTCAGCATCGAGCGCGGCGTTTACCAGCTCACTCCGGCAGGCCATCAGGCGCTGCTCAGATGGCCGCCGTCGTTGCAAGTCGAGAAGCAAGGAGAGGCGCCCGAGGCACATGCGGCATCTTCCGTCGAGGCCTGA